cttttaaaagttgtttgtttATACACCTGGTAATTGGTTCCATTTGGCATCTTAATGTTACCTAAGCACTACTTAGCATGCTTAACAAGATTACCCtgagcttttaaaacatttaagtgaAAGATTTAAATTCCATAAAAAGAAGAGGCAGCTGGTGAAACTTGGTCATTAGACAGGTGGAGAGCATAATTTTGAGTTGAGAAGCCCAAAACAGACTTCCTAGTTTTCTTTGCCCATTAGCCTGGAAGGCACCCACGTTGAATCCACTTTTTTCATTCAGTGACCCCAGTGAAATGTCTGGTGCTCCCATCTTCTTTCATTCCCAGCAGCACTTATTAGAGCCTTAGACTGCTGGTTGACTAGCGCTCCCCCACACACTCCCAAGTCACTCAGCTCCCTCTGAGGCATAGTAAAGGTCTGTGCCAAGATTGCACACATCCAAAAGCCCAGCATGAATCACTCTGATGCCCCAGGGTTGCTAAAATGATTGAATCAGTGAGTTGAAAAGAACagtgattttcttctgttttatctcCCTGGgaagtgggctggggaaggggattAGGATGAACCCATCTATTTTAGGTGCTTACTTACAGAATTAACGTCTCCCTAGAAAAGTGATGCCTTGGCTACAGTATACAGCTTTGCCATTAATGAGAGGAAAGTggaactgttttcatttttcttgcaagACTGAGAAGGGCAATTTTTTTGAGGCTAGCACCATCGTGTGGATAAAGTGAATAcaggtcttttctcttttttggaggGGATTGCATAACAGGCCACTATAATATACCTCTGGAAACACAATTTTGTTATCTTCTCATCTATGTCTTATATATTTTCTGAGTCATCACAGAGCAGccagagataaaaataatttttgcagcAGTGCCATATACTGCTGGGATCCTAAGGATCATGTGCTTCTACAAAATGACTGACTGAACTGCAGGAACATGACAGTGGGAAATTCACAGAGCAGTTTTGGATCAGACAGAGCATAAATTAGAGAGCACATTTGGGATGAGCCACTGGGCTCTTCAGTGGAAGTTACCAATTTGGACTTTGTGAGAAATGCCAAGGCTTGTTACTGAGGCAACTTTCTAACCATTATTGTCCAAGAAATGAAAGCTAAATcagaggaaaagaggagaaataGAAATCTGATTGCAGGatgcaaaataattttaccaAACTGCATGGTTCATCTCCTGTGGAGTGAGAAAGTGAGGTGGAGTTTCTCTGATTATTTTGGAATCcgaatgaaaagggaaaaagaacaaTGTGGAGAAGCTCTGTTGACCTGTGGCTTTAAGTCTTAAGAGCATGATGGGGGAGTGGATGGCAAAGTTaggagaaagatttttttttttttttttaacctctgtaGTGGCCTTTCCTTTGTAGCTGGCACCAAGGTCCCTAACGAGGGACTGAGTCTGCTTCTCCTCTTTTGTagtgttttttctcatttccagATTGGCTGGTATGTGGGCGTAGGGAGGGCACAAATAGGTGGAGGTAGGGAGAGCTGTTGCTTATAAAGATGTAGCACCATTTAACACCTAACAAACCATTCTTCCAGTATTATTCTTTCCTTTGCACAGTTCCCTAGCCCCAAGGGAAAAGGTTTTACCAGGACTTAAAACAAGAATCTGTAATTGTAGAAATTTGGGGTAGTCAAAACCAAATCAAGAAGTGCTGACGTTTGCTCTCTTTGATGAGCTACTAAAGTGATAGAAACATGTACAGAAcagccctccccacccaccactcACTCTTGTCTTCACccattcccttccttccttccttcccagaaCTGGGCTGGCTTGTACAGCTGTAGATATTAATATATCTGGAGTTTCAGATTGAAAGACCTTCTTGTGATTGAATACGGGCTGATGACGATCTGGAGGGAGTTTTTAGGCACATGTGAAGCTTTCCTCTGTAGGCAGCCATTTATGGAACTGAAGTGTGACAGCAAGCTGTGTGGACCGGCTGACATGGTAAGTGCAGATGTAGGATCCCAGAGATTATCAAGCAGCTGGAATGAGAGGTTGAATCAAGAACGCAACTAATTGCAATGACTATCAAGTCGTATATTTAGTATCCTTTTAGCATAAtcttttaaaactctttccttaCATCCATATCTGAGGGTAGGGGCACCAGGTAAAAAGTCACGAGaacagtgagactccaactcaggGAATATTTGAGCCTTGTTTCCTACTAGCCACTGGAAAATCTTGTCACGCTTCTCCTTCTCTAGCTCCTTACTCCTTTAGCCGGGTCTTGCATTGTCCTTTTTAACTGAACACTGTTTTAATTTGGAAACCTGCTAATGGTGGCCTGTGAGCCTCTTGGGCTCTTTTCTCTGGGGTCACTACTCTTTCACTGTAGACTTCTCCTTCTCTATCACTGTATTACTTCCCTCACCTTCCAGCTGGGCCACAGGGACACCAACAGTGGATCCTCTGCTCTGCAGAGGAAGACTCGatggaaaattctttttttgggTTAGGGTTGGTTCCCCGGTTTTATAAAACTGGATTATGTTGAGGATTCTGGGAAGATGGTAGAGCAGGAAGCACCAGGAATCTGTTTTCCTACCCAGACAACAACTGCACTGGCAAAACCTATCTGATCTAACTTTTGGAACTTTAGAATCTATTTGAAGGCTTACAACTTCCAGGGGAAGGTTTGGATGACAAACTGTGGGTAAGTTCAGCTTTTAGCAGAGAAGCAGCTACCCATCTCCCACGCTCCACCCCAAGGGCAGGCAACACCTCCATACCCATTGTGGGAGCCaggtaagcctcaaagccctgtCCTTCATAAATTGGGGATCTATGATCTGATCCATGATTGCTATTTTCGATCTTGGAGATGCAGACACATACGTAGGCAGCCATTGTAACACCCTGCCCACTCCATTGCAAGGCTCTCCCCCAAAGATGAATCAACTTTCAGAGGATTTAAAGGGTCAGCACTCTTTTGATATTCTACCCTCAATGTGCTATCCCTTCATTGTAATCTGGGTTGGGGAGCCAGATATTTAAAATCTTAGACATTCAAAAGTAACCACATATACAGAGAAATTCAGAGAGTTACTGTCATGCCTAGGGACAGGTGCAGGCTCAAAAGACCTGAGAAAACGCTAACACCTCAGGCTCATCCCTCACAGACAGTCTAtaacaatcaaaaataaaataaaattaaaaaaacccaaattagCAAACcctgggaaaggaggagaaacTTCTTTTCAGAGTTACTTCATTATAATCCAGATGTTCATTTTTCAACAAGAAACATCACCAAGCATatcaaaaaatgggaaaatgtggctcccatttaaaaaaaaagaaaccccgaGAAAATCCAGATGGTGAACTTGCTAGACAAACACTTTAAAGCAACTCTGATAAAGATGCTCAAGGACTTAAAAGAAGATCTAGGAAAAGTAAACACAACAATGTATGAACAGaatgaaaatattgataaatagaaaatgtaaaaaaaaaaaaaaaaactagttcttTCCCTTCGGCGCGCCACTGAAGATCCTGGTGTCGCCATGGGCCGCCGCCCCGCCCGTTGTTACCGTTATTGTAAGAACAAGCCGTACCCAAAGTCTCGCTTCTGCCGAGGTGTCCCTGATGCCAAGATTCGCATCTTTGACCTGGGGCGGAAGAAGGCAAAAGTGGATGAGTTTCCACTCTGTGGCCACATGGTGTCAGATGAATATGAGCAGCTGTCCTCTGAAGCCCTGGAGGTTGCCCGAATTTGTGCCAATAAGCACATGGTAAAAAGTTCCGGCAAGGATGGCTTCCATATCCGCGTGCGGCTCCACCCCTTCCACATCATCCGCATCAACAAGATGTTGTCCTGTGCTGGGGCTGACAGGCTCCAAACAGGCATGCGAGGTGCTTTTGGAAAGCCCCAGGGCACTGTGGCCAGGGTTCACATTGGCCAAGTTATCATGTCCATCCGCACCAAGCTGCAGAACAAGGAGCATGTGATTGAGGCCCTGAGCAGGGCCAAGTTCAAGTTTCCTGGCCGCCAGAAGATCCACATCTCAAAGAAGTGGGGCTTCACCAAATTCAATGCTGatgaatttgaagacatggtGGCTGAAAAGCGGCTCAT
This genomic window from Piliocolobus tephrosceles isolate RC106 chromosome 6, ASM277652v3, whole genome shotgun sequence contains:
- the LOC111554610 gene encoding 60S ribosomal protein L10-like yields the protein MGRRPARCYRYCKNKPYPKSRFCRGVPDAKIRIFDLGRKKAKVDEFPLCGHMVSDEYEQLSSEALEVARICANKHMVKSSGKDGFHIRVRLHPFHIIRINKMLSCAGADRLQTGMRGAFGKPQGTVARVHIGQVIMSIRTKLQNKEHVIEALSRAKFKFPGRQKIHISKKWGFTKFNADEFEDMVAEKRLIPDGCGVKYIPNRGPLDKWRALHS